A section of the Pseudanabaena mucicola str. Chao 1806 genome encodes:
- a CDS encoding DUF2811 domain-containing protein, which produces MNTTVSILAEIPEELHETLKNYLESHPDWDQDRVFAAALSLFLLQNGGSDRLSGSSHSYRSTAKVYLNALFHYSV; this is translated from the coding sequence ATGAATACAACTGTCAGCATCCTTGCCGAAATTCCTGAAGAACTGCACGAAACTCTCAAAAATTATCTAGAATCCCACCCTGATTGGGATCAGGATCGCGTATTTGCTGCTGCTTTGTCATTGTTCCTACTGCAAAATGGAGGTAGCGATCGCCTTAGTGGTTCATCCCATAGCTATCGCAGCACCGCCAAAGTCTATTTGAATGCCTTATTTCATTACTCAGTTTAG
- a CDS encoding NfeD family protein, whose amino-acid sequence MNLTPIQIWLIIGMSLCAIELLVPLPTFLIAGAMGVAALCVAVIALILPLPALQIFAWMVISGLLVMLSRRFIPRDSHQLQEAREGITLTAIPAGETGRVRYEGVSWKARCDDSRIEITAQQKVIVLRREGTTLVVVPENWLQ is encoded by the coding sequence ATGAACTTAACACCTATTCAAATCTGGCTAATTATTGGCATGTCTCTATGTGCGATCGAGTTGCTAGTGCCATTGCCAACTTTTTTGATTGCTGGAGCGATGGGAGTGGCTGCTTTATGCGTGGCAGTTATTGCATTAATTCTTCCCCTGCCTGCCCTACAAATATTCGCATGGATGGTGATCTCAGGGCTATTAGTGATGTTGTCACGACGCTTTATTCCTAGGGATTCTCATCAACTACAAGAGGCACGAGAAGGTATTACGCTTACAGCAATTCCTGCAGGGGAAACTGGACGAGTCCGATATGAGGGAGTGTCATGGAAAGCGAGGTGTGATGATTCCAGAATTGAGATCACTGCCCAGCAAAAAGTAATTGTTTTACGCAGAGAAGGTACAACACTAGTTGTTGTACCTGAAAATTGGCTGCAATAG
- a CDS encoding MlaD family protein, giving the protein MQRKTLRDGALGLFIIGGVVALGGALLWLRGQLLNSSKFTFTIKLPDASGLNTGSVVRFRGVEIGRVTALTAQTDSVDILVTVENSKLIIPKLSVAETNQSGFLGNTNIDIFPPKDKVTLDPNLNPLAKECNNDLIVCQGGQIEGSRGVSFTLLLKDMSATLRKINDQGLIDNLNDTLNSAKVTAKSIQKLTDSANRVVGTFENQIVKFGDTADAISGAANKVGSVANSAQDLIEVNREKLAQTLDGIAAASREARSLLASAKPLLNDGKLIANLQKLADNAAETSANLRKVTGELSDPATIASLRETLDSARATFANAKKITADLDELTGDPQLRNNIRNLINGLGGLLSTAPNLDNLPTPSNSRPSETATEKLPTNIEVARSKLIKPAIDDRERREKSLEQEKVKINSPTPMTTISKTTKSESSTSTEASSFINSSSDQ; this is encoded by the coding sequence GTGCAGCGAAAAACATTACGAGACGGTGCGCTTGGCTTATTTATCATCGGTGGAGTGGTTGCTCTTGGCGGTGCATTGTTATGGTTGCGCGGGCAGCTACTGAATAGTTCTAAGTTTACATTTACGATCAAATTACCTGATGCTAGTGGGTTAAATACTGGCTCCGTCGTGAGGTTTCGTGGTGTCGAAATCGGTCGAGTTACCGCCTTGACTGCTCAAACCGATAGTGTTGATATACTGGTGACCGTGGAAAATTCCAAATTAATTATTCCAAAACTGTCTGTCGCTGAGACTAATCAGAGTGGTTTTTTAGGCAATACCAATATTGACATTTTTCCACCGAAGGATAAGGTGACACTGGATCCAAACCTCAATCCCTTAGCCAAGGAATGCAACAATGATCTGATTGTTTGTCAGGGTGGACAGATTGAAGGATCTAGGGGCGTGAGTTTTACCTTACTTCTCAAGGATATGAGTGCGACCCTTCGCAAAATCAATGACCAAGGTCTAATCGATAACCTCAATGACACGTTAAATTCGGCAAAAGTGACGGCAAAAAGTATCCAAAAATTAACTGATTCAGCTAACCGTGTTGTTGGAACATTTGAAAACCAGATTGTGAAGTTTGGAGATACGGCTGATGCGATTAGTGGTGCGGCGAATAAGGTGGGTAGTGTCGCCAACAGTGCTCAAGATTTAATTGAGGTCAATCGCGAGAAATTAGCGCAAACTCTAGATGGAATTGCGGCAGCTTCACGAGAAGCGCGATCACTCTTGGCTAGTGCGAAACCTCTTCTCAATGACGGTAAACTGATTGCAAATTTGCAAAAACTTGCAGACAATGCGGCAGAAACATCGGCAAACCTACGAAAGGTTACAGGAGAATTGAGCGATCCAGCAACCATTGCTTCCCTGCGAGAAACTCTCGACTCAGCGAGGGCAACCTTTGCCAATGCAAAGAAGATTACGGCAGATTTAGATGAACTCACAGGCGATCCCCAACTGCGGAACAATATTCGTAATTTGATTAATGGATTAGGTGGTTTGCTATCGACGGCTCCTAATCTGGATAATTTGCCGACACCAAGCAATTCGCGTCCTAGTGAAACTGCAACGGAGAAATTACCAACTAACATCGAAGTTGCGCGTAGTAAGTTGATTAAGCCAGCTATCGATGATCGGGAAAGGCGCGAAAAGTCTTTAGAGCAGGAAAAGGTCAAAATCAATAGCCCTACCCCCATGACAACCATTAGTAAAACGACTAAATCAGAATCTAGCACATCTACAGAAGCTTCTAGTTTTATTAATAGCTCAAGCGATCAATGA
- a CDS encoding ABC transporter ATP-binding protein, with the protein MEPVRSLTKKSSSVVTPLLELRGIHKSFGQNPILKGFDLTVHSGEAIAIIGPSGTGKSTILRVICGLLTADSGEVYVNGNLVESEEDIQEGSYGLNIGMVFQSAALFDSLTVAENVGFSLFEHSRLSRREIYRLVEQKLALVGLENISNRYPSQLSGGMRKRVSFARAIMDDPTTKTQAKKILLYDEPTAGLDPIASTIIEDLMRSLRDQQVCDSYIVVTHQDSTIRRTADRLMVLYRGSVRYAGNVSTIDTADNPYVRQFFSGSTEGPIQLLTKEV; encoded by the coding sequence ATGGAGCCAGTTAGATCTCTGACTAAAAAAAGTAGCAGTGTTGTTACACCCTTGCTAGAACTGCGTGGGATTCATAAGAGCTTTGGACAAAACCCTATCCTTAAAGGTTTTGATCTGACAGTACATTCTGGAGAGGCGATCGCGATTATTGGTCCTTCTGGTACAGGTAAATCAACAATTTTGCGGGTAATTTGTGGCTTGTTGACTGCTGATTCAGGTGAAGTATATGTCAATGGCAACCTTGTGGAGTCTGAAGAAGATATTCAAGAAGGTAGCTATGGTCTCAACATTGGCATGGTATTTCAAAGTGCAGCGTTATTTGACTCACTGACAGTGGCTGAAAATGTGGGCTTTTCCCTATTTGAGCATTCACGATTATCCCGCCGTGAAATTTATCGACTGGTTGAACAAAAATTAGCTTTAGTGGGACTAGAAAATATTAGCAATCGCTACCCTAGTCAGCTATCAGGTGGGATGCGTAAGCGAGTCAGCTTTGCCCGAGCCATAATGGATGACCCCACGACAAAAACGCAAGCTAAAAAAATCCTACTCTATGACGAACCAACTGCAGGGCTTGATCCTATCGCTTCGACAATCATCGAGGACTTAATGCGATCGCTTAGGGATCAACAGGTCTGTGATAGCTATATTGTGGTGACTCACCAAGACAGTACAATCCGTCGTACCGCTGATCGCCTGATGGTTTTATATCGCGGATCGGTGCGCTATGCAGGAAACGTGAGTACAATTGATACGGCAGACAACCCGTATGTTAGACAATTCTTTAGTGGCAGTACTGAAGGACCAATTCAACTTTTGACTAAGGAGGTATAA
- the pstB gene encoding phosphate ABC transporter ATP-binding protein PstB, with the protein MNLSNSISENQAILKVEDVNVFYSSNSPAVAGVNLEIAKNQITAFIGPSGCGKSTILRCFNRLNDLIEGAKVRGKITFNGHNLYDPKIDPVAVRRHIGMVFQRPNPFPKSIYENIAFGPRINGFKGSKNDMADLVEKSLRSAAIWDEVKDQLNQSGLALSGGQQQRLCIARAIAVEPQVILMDEPCSALDPISTLRIEELMQELKQKYTLVIVTHNMQQASRSADMTAFFNTELSETGKRTGKLVEIDRTSVIFSSPKQVATEEYISGRFG; encoded by the coding sequence ATGAACTTAAGCAACAGCATTTCCGAAAATCAGGCAATTTTAAAGGTTGAAGACGTTAATGTTTTTTATAGTTCCAACTCACCAGCAGTAGCAGGTGTTAACTTAGAAATTGCCAAAAATCAAATTACCGCATTTATTGGACCTTCAGGATGTGGTAAGAGTACGATCCTGAGATGTTTTAATCGTCTCAATGATTTGATTGAGGGTGCAAAAGTTAGGGGGAAAATAACCTTTAATGGTCATAACCTTTACGATCCTAAAATCGATCCCGTAGCAGTTCGTCGTCATATTGGGATGGTATTCCAACGTCCTAATCCTTTTCCAAAGTCTATTTATGAAAATATTGCCTTCGGTCCTCGAATTAATGGATTTAAGGGTTCTAAGAACGATATGGCTGATTTGGTCGAAAAATCTTTGCGATCAGCCGCAATTTGGGATGAGGTAAAGGACCAACTAAATCAGAGTGGTTTAGCTCTTTCTGGTGGACAGCAGCAACGTCTATGTATTGCTAGAGCAATCGCCGTCGAGCCACAGGTAATCTTAATGGATGAGCCTTGCTCGGCTCTTGATCCAATCTCAACCCTTCGCATTGAAGAATTGATGCAAGAGCTAAAGCAGAAGTATACTCTGGTAATTGTGACTCACAACATGCAGCAAGCTTCGCGATCTGCAGATATGACTGCGTTCTTTAATACTGAACTCAGCGAAACTGGTAAGCGCACTGGTAAATTGGTGGAGATCGATCGCACATCCGTAATTTTTAGCAGTCCTAAGCAAGTTGCTACTGAAGAGTATATTAGCGGTAGGTTCGGTTAG
- the pstA gene encoding phosphate ABC transporter permease PstA, giving the protein MSNSSDILETIEGQPIESRFEPKLKSRQLWGKIFAAFCIFATSLGLIVLAFLIYKVVQDGSSRLNWDLFQLYPSRRPSESGYRAAILGSIAMLSYVLLLVVPLGVCSAIYLEEYAKKNWFTDLIELNIYNLAGIPSIIYGLLGLGLFVRGMYGGRAVLVTGILTITLLILPPVIVISREAIRAVPQSIRQASYGVGATKWQTIRHHVLPAALPGILTAVIISTSRGIGETAPIVVLGAGTVLFDPKASPINFGALFSGKIGDVFTDTLWSNDNFFSVLPYQIYEWVGDPKAEFQVLASAGIVVLLILVLGMNLIAIFLRSRAN; this is encoded by the coding sequence ATGAGTAACAGCTCAGATATATTAGAAACGATTGAAGGACAGCCTATTGAGTCAAGATTTGAACCTAAGCTCAAATCAAGGCAGCTATGGGGAAAAATATTTGCCGCTTTCTGTATTTTTGCCACCTCCCTTGGGCTAATTGTTCTTGCTTTTTTAATTTATAAGGTAGTGCAGGATGGCTCTAGCCGACTCAATTGGGATTTATTCCAATTATATCCATCTCGCCGCCCATCAGAGTCTGGATACAGGGCTGCAATTCTTGGCTCTATAGCGATGCTTTCCTATGTATTGTTACTAGTAGTTCCGCTTGGAGTTTGCTCCGCAATTTACTTAGAAGAATATGCAAAAAAAAATTGGTTTACAGATTTAATTGAACTAAATATTTACAACTTAGCTGGTATTCCATCAATTATCTATGGACTATTAGGCTTAGGGTTATTTGTACGCGGTATGTATGGTGGTCGGGCTGTATTAGTGACAGGGATTTTGACAATTACATTACTCATTTTACCGCCAGTCATCGTCATCTCTAGAGAAGCGATTCGCGCTGTTCCTCAATCTATTCGCCAGGCATCCTACGGAGTTGGGGCAACTAAGTGGCAGACAATTCGCCATCATGTTTTACCTGCGGCATTACCAGGCATTTTGACGGCGGTGATTATATCTACTTCTAGAGGTATCGGTGAGACTGCACCGATTGTTGTTCTTGGCGCTGGTACTGTTCTATTCGATCCTAAGGCTTCCCCCATAAACTTTGGAGCTTTGTTCAGTGGTAAGATAGGAGATGTATTTACAGATACATTATGGTCAAACGATAATTTCTTCTCAGTTCTGCCTTACCAAATCTATGAATGGGTGGGTGACCCTAAGGCAGAATTTCAGGTACTAGCTTCGGCTGGGATCGTGGTGCTTTTAATTTTGGTTTTAGGTATGAATTTGATCGCAATCTTTCTACGCAGTCGTGCAAATTAA